TAAAAAACGGTGTAAAAGTATTGACAGAATGTCCTGTTACAGGCATTGAAGTGACTGACGGCCATGTAACAGGCGTCCACACACTGCAGGGCCTCATTACAGCCAAATACGTCATTAATGCTGCCGGCCTTCATGCCGATGATATTTCCCGTATGGCAAATGATGATAGCTTCACTATTGCACCGCGCAAAGGCGAATACATTTTGTTTGATAAAAA
This genomic interval from Pelorhabdus rhamnosifermentans contains the following:
- a CDS encoding FAD-dependent oxidoreductase, giving the protein KNGVKVLTECPVTGIEVTDGHVTGVHTLQGLITAKYVINAAGLHADDISRMANDDSFTIAPRKGEYILFDK